The Phaeobacter gallaeciensis DSM 26640 genomic sequence TCCGAAATCTCGGGAAAGTTCTGGGACCAGAGATTCCTGAATTTTCCGGGCCTGAATCAGATCCTTTTCAATCGCGTCATAGACCCGCTGCAGTTCATCCAGCGTATCTGATACGATCCGGTTTTTCTCGGAAAGCTCACGCTGCATCCGCAGAATACGCTCCCCCGCAGAAATCCGGGCGCGCAACTCGTCCGAACTGACTGGCTTGGTCAGGAAATCATCCGCACCCGCATCCAACCCCTGTGCCACCTCGTTCTTTTCACTCTTGGAGGTGAGCAGGATAAAATAGCTGTAGTTGTCTTGAGACTGAGCGCGAAAGGCCCGGCAGAACTCCAGACCGTTCATCCCCGGCATCATCCAGTCGCTAAGAATCAAATCCGGCGGATCGCTCTCGCAAATCTCCATCGCCGCCTCGCCGCTTTCGGCTTCGACAACCTCGAATCCCCATTTTTTCAGCGATGCGACCAAGATTCGCCGTTGCAGACGGCTGTCATCGACCACCAGAACACGGCGGATCGAATTGGTCGTAACCTCTTGGTTTATTTCGATCGAACTGTCTGGCAACACCGAGTGAACCCCACAAAAAACGGCGCAAGATACCTTAAACGCAAGTCACTATCGCGCCCTTCGCTTAACAGGAGGTGAAGTTTGCGAATTATCAGCCTAGCCTCGCGTTAATCGGTGATTTACGAGTTTATAAGTAAAGCAATCGTAAAATGCGATATCAAAACAAGGTTTGCAAAGATGATTGATTGGTCACGCGCGAAAGAACTGCACGAGGAAGTCGGCGCTGAGGACTTCTCCGAAGTTGTTGAAATTTTCCTGGAGGAGGTCGAAGGCGTCATCGAAAAGCTGCGATCCCCCGATCTGGCAACTTTGGAACAGGACCTCCACTTCCTGAAAGGCAGCGCATTGAATCTGGGATTCCGTCAGTTTTCCCGCCTCTGCCAAGAGGGCGAGCGCCGCTCCGCCCAAGGCGAAGCCAAAGACGTAGACACCGGTGCCATCATTGCCAGCTATGAAAATTCCAAAGAAGAGTTTCTGCGCGATATGAGCAGCCAACTCTGAGCCGACACCGGCTCAGATCACAAACTGTGCCAGGGTTTCGTCGCTGGTGATATCGGTATAGGCGAAGCCGGCGGCATCCAGCCGGGCATAGAGATCAGCAAAGTTCTCAGGCTGCTTGGTTTCAATACCAATCAACACCGAGCCAAAGTTGCGCGCGGACTTCTTCATATATTCGAACCGGGCGATATCATCCTCAGGTCCCAGAATGCCCAGAAACTCCTTCAGCGCACCGGGCCGCTGTGGCAGGCGTAGTAGAAAATACTTCTTTAGCCCCATGTAGCGCTGCGCACGCTCCTTCACTTCCGGCAGGCGCTCGAAATCAAAATTTCCCCCAGACGTCAGGCAGACCACGGTTTTGCCGCGGATCCAGGAGCGTACATCACGCAGGGCTTCAATCGCGAGTGCCCCAGCCGGTTCCAGCACCACACCTTCGACGTTCAGCATCTCAAGGATTGTTGTGCAGATGCGATCTTCGGCAATCGACAGCACATCGGGCAATGGGACCTGTTTCAGCACCTCAAACGGCCGTGATCCAACACGACCAACAGCCGCGCCGTCAACAAATGTATCAACGTGATCCAATGCAACGGGATGCCCTGCAGCCAGCGCCGCGCGCAGGCATGCCCCGCCAGCAGGTTCCGCAAACAGGCAATGCACCCGATCTCCGAACCAACGCGCCACACCTGACGACATGCCACCGCCACCAACTGGCAGGATAACATGATCCGGAGCCCCACCCAGCTGGGCCTCAATTTCCACCGCGATGGAGCTTTGCCCCTCAATCACATCATCATCGTCAAACGGCGAGAGGAAATGGCCACCTTCATCCGCACACCACTTCTGCGCCGCAGCCAAAGTGTCATCGAAATAATCGCCAACCAGATGGATCTCGACACTGTCGCCACCAAACATCCGGGTTTTCTGGATTTTCTGCTGCGGCGTGGTCACCGGCATGAAGATCACGCCCCGCTTACCCAGCTCGCGGCACATATAGGCGACGCCCTGCGCGTGATTACCTGCTGACGCGCAAACAAACAGCGATTGCTCCAGCTGCTTGCGCATCGCATTGAAGGCGCCACGAATCTTGTAAGATCGTACCGGGCTCAGGTCTTCACGTTTCAGATAGATATCGGCGCCAAACCGGTCAGACAGCAGCGCGCTGCGTTGCAACGGTGTGGCAGGAAAAATCGCACGCATGGCCTGTTCGGCGGCCTGGGCCCGGGTCTGAAAATCACTCATGTCACTTGAGTGACCCAACCCCGCCCCCAAGACAAGGGGGCAAGGTCAAAGCATACGGAAGAATACCGCCAATCAGATCGGCCGTTTCTCGACGTAGTAGCCGTAAAGCGTGGTGAGAGCGCTGATATTCAAGATCGCAAGCACAACAGAGAAAGCTATCTCAAGAACCATCGCGATAAGCGCAGCATCAGCCACAAGGAACAGGATCAGTTCGGCCACGAGCT encodes the following:
- a CDS encoding Hpt domain-containing protein, encoding MIDWSRAKELHEEVGAEDFSEVVEIFLEEVEGVIEKLRSPDLATLEQDLHFLKGSALNLGFRQFSRLCQEGERRSAQGEAKDVDTGAIIASYENSKEEFLRDMSSQL
- the ilvA gene encoding threonine ammonia-lyase IlvA, whose protein sequence is MSDFQTRAQAAEQAMRAIFPATPLQRSALLSDRFGADIYLKREDLSPVRSYKIRGAFNAMRKQLEQSLFVCASAGNHAQGVAYMCRELGKRGVIFMPVTTPQQKIQKTRMFGGDSVEIHLVGDYFDDTLAAAQKWCADEGGHFLSPFDDDDVIEGQSSIAVEIEAQLGGAPDHVILPVGGGGMSSGVARWFGDRVHCLFAEPAGGACLRAALAAGHPVALDHVDTFVDGAAVGRVGSRPFEVLKQVPLPDVLSIAEDRICTTILEMLNVEGVVLEPAGALAIEALRDVRSWIRGKTVVCLTSGGNFDFERLPEVKERAQRYMGLKKYFLLRLPQRPGALKEFLGILGPEDDIARFEYMKKSARNFGSVLIGIETKQPENFADLYARLDAAGFAYTDITSDETLAQFVI